From a single Sander vitreus isolate 19-12246 chromosome 2, sanVit1, whole genome shotgun sequence genomic region:
- the ptcd1 gene encoding pentatricopeptide repeat-containing protein 1, mitochondrial — MLTSVARSCVRNGRKFSVSVAKLSLFSTVKNSTRTLNLTGGHDLSRHRSPGLLAPTPWQLLSARSVPLSAASHGGTDPLASPSAPAESDPPDRESFGSLSTDMSSRRSFRKTSSYIQDLRHREEVDEDEDPVKPRKRLGKTNTPYWYFLQCKKLIKDNKLQEALDVFSQDMLQGERLRPEECNYTILIGGCGRAGQLKKAFRLYNDMKKRGLEPVDATYTALFNACAESPSKQAGLQQALKLEQELCRKNYPLSTITYHALLKTHAMTNHLQACIHTFREMLQNGHAVTRETFHYLLMGCLKDKQTGFRLALQVWRQMLRSGIHPDSKNYNLLLRTARDCGIGDPALATDVLLRPDRKYEKDRASHKKSESGHRDLIDIDVLERQLFIQPDPHSDSQQDSRGREEETHSRQDSTHLVAVRQRETVLLPSDLAGDSTVPNLLDLFECKSGSVVSLGTVDEASDRLALIGGAQGFLEKMAANGLSPDLRTLTLMADTMEPGSKSLQMLLKVAKQHKVKLDVAFFNSVMRRAAKAGDLEEAKAVLSVMRQRDVNVDVQTFGSLALGCERQQDGLQLLKDMEEAGLRPNVHVFSALIGRATRRLDFVYLKTMLKSMSSMGVWPNEVIIRQLEFASQYPPNYNQYKSRNNYLVQIDGFRGYYQQWLREMPAQSAEDEQAGLQSKTDTEVLKTEAADGLTETQRNQRAAARRYNSRNKDKASTAAL, encoded by the exons ATGTTGACGTCCGTTGCTCGTTCGTGCGTGCGAAACGGGAGGAAATTCTCGGTCTCTGTAGCAAAGTTGTCCCTATTTTCAACGGTTAAGAACTCGACCAGAACCCTGAATCTGACAGGGGGACACGATTTGTCACGACACCGGTCACCAGGGCTCCTCGCACCGACACCCTGGCAGCTGCTATCCGCCAGATCGGTGCCCCTATCCGCCGCTTCCCATGGGGGTACGGACCCTCTGGCCTCCCCTTCAGCCCCAGCCGAGAGCGACCCACCAGACCGGGAGAGCTTCGGCTCCCTTTCCACCGACATGTCGTCCAGGAGGTCTTTTAGAAAAACAAGCTCATACATCCAGGATCTGCGGCACCGTGAGGAGGTGGACGAGGATGAAGACCCGGTGAAACCTCGCAAGAGGCTcgggaaaacaaacacaccgtATTGGTACTTCTTACAGTGCAAAAAGCTGATCAAAGACAACAAG CTGCAGGAGGCTTTGGATGTGTTCAGCCAAGACATGCTGCAGGGAGAGAGGCTGCGGCCTGAGGAGTGCAACTACACTATCCTGATAGGAGGCTGTGGTCGAGCTGGACAACTCAAAAAGGCCTTCAGACTCTACAATGAT ATGAAAAAGCGAGGTCTAGAGCCTGTAGATGCCACCTACACCGCTCTGTTCAATGCCTGTGCGGAGTCGCCATCCAAACAAGCCGGTCTCCAGCAAGCGTTGAAGTTGGAGCAAGAACTCTGTCGTAAAAACTACCCCCTCAGCACCATCACGTACCACGCCCTTCTCAAGACACACGCCATGACCAACCACCTTCAAGCCTGTATTCACACGTTCAGG gAGATGCTGCAGAACGGCCATGCTGTAACTCGGGAGACATTTCACTATCTGCTGATGGGCTGTTTGAAGGACAAACAAACTGGATTCAGACTGGCTCTACAG gTTTGGCGCCAAATGCTGAGGTCAGGGATTCATCCAGACTCAAAGAACTATAACCTTCTCTTGCGAACCGCTAGGGATTGTGGGATTGGCGATCCTGCCCTGGCCACTGACGTGCTGCTGAGGCCTGACCGGAAGTACGAAAAGGACCGTGCGTCACACAAAAAATCGGAGTCTGGACACAGGGATCTAATAGACATTGACGTCCTGGAGAGGCAGCTGTTTATCCAGCCTGATCCACACAGTGACAGTCAGCAGGacagcagaggcagagaggaagagacccACAGCAGACAAGACTCAACCCATTTGGTAGCAGTCAGACAAAGAGAAACTGTTTTGTTGCCTTCAGATTTAGCTGGTGATTCTACAGTCCCTAACTTACTGGACCTTTTTGAGTGTAAGAGTGGTAGTGTGGTCTCCCTTGGCACCGTGGATGAAGCATCAGATAGGCTCGCCCTCATCGGAGGTGCTCAAGGTTTCCTGGAGAAGATGGCAGCTAACGGACTTAGTCCAGACCTCAGAACTCTGACTCTGATGGCCGACACGATGGAGCCGGGGTCCAAGTCTCTGCAGATGCTGCTGAAGGTTGCAAAGCAGCATAAAGTGAAGCTTGACGTTGCGTTCTTTAACTCTGTGATGCGCAGAGCAGCCAAAGCTGGTGACCTGGAGGAGGCAAAG GCTGTGTTGAGTGTGATGCGACAGCGCGACGTAAACGTGGATGTACAGACATTTGGAAGCCTCGCATTAGGCTGTGAGCGACAGCAGGACGGGCTGCAGCTGCTGAAGGACATGGAG GAGGCGGGACTAAGGCCTAACGTCCACGTGTTTTCTGCTCTAATTGGCCGAGCAACTCGAAGACTGGATTTCGTCTACCTTAAAACAATGCTCAAAAGCATGAGCAGCATGGGGGTGTGGCCTAATGAGGTTATCATCAGGCAGCTGGAGTTTGCCTCACAATATCCTCCCAACTATAACCAG TACAAGTCCAGAAACAACTACCTGGTCCAAATCGATGGTTTCCGTGGTTACTACCAGCAGTGGCTGAGAGAGATGCCTGCTCAGAGCGCTGAGGACGAGCAGGCAGGGCTGCAGTCTAAGACGGACACTGAAGTGCTGAAAACCGAAGCAGCAGATGGACTGACAGAGACCCAAAGAAACCAGAGAGCAGCAGCAAGGAGATATAATTCTCGTAACAAGGACAAGGCGAGCACCGCTGCTCTGTAA